In Zingiber officinale cultivar Zhangliang chromosome 3A, Zo_v1.1, whole genome shotgun sequence, the DNA window gaaaagaaagacTAAATGTCAACTTATGAAACTGCCCTGCCTGTTATTTAGGCAAGCATTTCTTATTCCATAGAGTTATGATGAATGTCGAACATCAACATTGATTCTCCTCTGAAGATTTCCAGCATCTGTTGTAGAACCACATAGAATCAGCAACCTTTGAATAACCATCTTGGTTCCTATGCCAGGCGTAGTAGGCATGGGTTCGGTTCTTGATATCGAAGATGGCATGGCCGAAGCTTGCTTCTCGGAAAGATGAGTAGCTTGGTTGTGGCTCTGTCATGCTGCATAATGCACAAAAATTGATTAACGAGAAACATAAAATTGAACATTACCATCGACAGCTTCCTTGAGTTTCTTACTTGGTCGCAAGACCTTCGATATTTCCTCCATCGCCGATGGTGATGTACACGGGAGCTGATTCATCCGCCACTGGTTCACATTTGCCATTCACTATATTGTAAGCTACATTTGATATCCTATTCTGCGAGATTGTAAAGTTCTACATCTTTGGAACAGTTCGTCGTGAGAAAGGAAAAGATAAGATAATCCATACTGCGACGAATATCTTACACTACGTTCATAGGCATGAACATGGCCGGCAAAAACAACATCGACTTTGTGTTGTACAAACCATGGCTCGAACATCACTCTCATCGTTTCGCCTTCCATATAGTGATAGTTGTAGCTGTTGTACCACGGCGAGTGCAGGAGAACAATCAACCATGGTGTCTCACTTCTATTTACCTTTGGTAGCTCTTCTTCAAGCCACCTGTACTGAGGGGTGTATTTTCCTATTAACATTTAGCAAATCCAGATTAATTCAGTAATCACCGAAATCAATGTAAATGCATAAAAAAAACAAGATGACCGCGAAAGAACAAGATATTTGTATCGAAAGGCATCTTAGGGTCTTACCGTATGCAGAATATGATGCCAAAACAATTATGTATGCCGATCCCCGTTTAATCGAGTACCAAAATGGTGCAGTGCTGCCCGAAGCTTTGTAAGGAACATGATATCTGTGTCTGAATGGTTTAAATGGTTCAGTTTCACCCTGCACAAGTTTTTCAAATGTTTTAGCTTCCTAATCGTAACAAATCATCTATTGGACAAGTTTGAAATTAGTTAACCATGGTCGTTCGTAGTTTGTATCTCCACAACATAAGGAAGAATTTGTTATTGAATTTTATATGGCTCCTCGTTTACTAGAAGTTATATCAATACCAAAGGAAATATCGTAAACATCTTAGCAGATTTAGAACATGGTGATatgaatatataatcatgctACTCACAATTTCAGGAACGAAGTCGATCTCGTGGTTTCCTGCTGTCCAAATCCAGGGCTGATACGCGGTGCTTCTCTCGACGAACCTGCCCCATGTATCCCATCTCACATTGTCATGGTTCGGGTAGTTATCGGCGTACGAAAGGTCACCTACATATAACACAGTCTGTGCTTGTGGATTGGATTCGTAATGTGTCAAGGTAATGTTTGAGTCGTAGCTTTGTCCAAGATCGCCTATAGACAATAGAAGATACAAGAAAGTGACCAAGAATTGGAGCAATAACATCAGTCTTCATGTTGCTTAAGAATATCACCTATGAGCCCAAAAGTGTAAGGAACATCTAGACCAACTTTCGGTGGGGTGGTGAACCAAAATGTTCGAACCGTGTGGTCGATCCCAACCGCGTAGTAGTACTTAGTATCGTACTGCAGATAGGGATTGAATTGATCATGCAAATCCATGAAAGGAACAAATAGAAGTATGTTACAAGACTTTAGATCACCTTCAATCGGCGGAGAGTGCAATGATGGATGTACCCTGAGGTGTAGTTGAAGAAGGTATAGCGAGTATATTTTCCTTTAGCAGAGATGTCAAGCTTGTCCTTGTGAGTCCCATACAGAACCTCACTAGAACCAGGTTCGTTCTCAGTCACCCATGAGATGATCATGGATGTGCCCACATGATCCCCCTGAGTGATATGCACCTTCAATGAAGGAAATTTAGAGATGCAATTCACCCAAATGTTAAAGAAGGATGAAATCACAGAAAACTCTGAAAAGCTAAACTAAACAAAAACAGAGAGGTTCAGGTACAAGAACTGAAGGCAAAGCTCAAATCTTTAACCCTGTAATAGAAAGCAAATGCAGGTGAAATGGCAAAACCCTAAGGCGAAGGGAAATCAGAAAAGACGTGTTTTTTTCTTTGGCAATGTGGATATCAGAACAGGAAAGGAGACAACTTTAGGGAATCCACCTGCTGAGGCGCGTTGTATCCTGGCGGGACGGCGAAGACATCGCTGTCGATTGGCATGTCGACGGTCTTCTCCGGCTTCCTAACGAAGGAACTCGTGACTCCGCCTCGGCAGAAACCGACCAGCCCGGCGGCCACGACCGCCGCCAGCATCACGCGGACGCCCAGGCGCATCACGCAGTCTCCGCGTAGCGCCATCCTTCCCGGTCCCCCTGCAGCACCGCCGCGGCGACTTATTAAATAGAAGGGCGGGCGGGCGGAGGAGGGGAATGACAGCGATGCGAGGGTTGGATTGCGAACGCGTGCGAATCAGGGAAATAAGAAGGCAAGAAAGGATTGGGAAGGTGAAAGATTCGACGTTGGCTTGGAGAGGATGCGAGCGATTGCAGGGTGGGCGTGGAGGAGCAGAAGTCAAATCGTATCGTGTTTAAATTTCCCTCTTTTAAACGAGAGTCGGGACGTGTGGGGATTCTGGGCGCGGCGTTGTCAAGTATTAATGAGGGGTGTTTCTGGAATTGTGACCTCTGTTTGTAAATTGTAGtgctttaaaatttgaatttattaaacAAATATTCGGGTATATTCCGTCTTCATTAGCTGTGTTTCCATAagaattttaaattcaaacttaaattggCTTTAAAAAGAATTTACGGGTAAATTTCCTAACGAAGTCTCCCAcactttccatttttttttcataaataccAGACATGTAAACGTGCGAAGTTATTCCTTATTTAGGCtcttaatttcctttttcttaaataTTAGATGTTTTATATGTAAAATTATTTGTTATTTAGGACAAATCTCTTATTTTCTAAAATGCCGCAttccatttaatttttttatactcCTAAATTCTAAAGATAAAATATGGTTgatataattaaaaacttaaaacaacaaacaataaaaataaaaaaaatactaaagatACGCCTAAAGCGTGTGTGATGCTTACAACGTGGGTGACGCTTACAACGTTGTCCACGTtgatttttttccattttttaatttttttttgttaagtttTTGATTATGTCACTAAGCTTTTGACTTTAGGATTTAGGAATTAGgtaataatattaagcataatGTATACCTAGCTCTGTGCAACGtaattgtttttatatttttaactcTCGATTATACAAATCTGTAAATTAGAAAGAATGAATCAGCAATATGTAGATTAGAAGGAACGAATAATAATGTGATGGTGTAAAGCTGAAGATGGTGatgaataatgtgacaatcaattttaatatatttCGGTCActcatgaaaaattaaattgtgCACAATTTGAATAGCAatatgattatcacaatataacggagtaCATTAATGAAGAGAGATATTCATATCTGTAAGCAACCAacacaaccaaactatctcacaagtagttgaggtcatgacACGATATTCAACTTATGTGGAAGATCTAAAAATAACATCTTATTTCTTACTCTTCCAATAAATGAGAGAATTACTAAGAAAAATATAGAAATCAGTGGTGGATTTGTGATCTATAGGATCACTAGCCTAATCAGCATCAGAGTATGCATGAAACTCTATaaatgaagtagaaggaaataaaagactttAAAATTGAGTACCCTGAAGATActtgagaatacgaagaacaacGACCCAATGAATTGTAGTTTGTGCAGTGACAAACTGATAATCATATGAATAACATATGCAATATATGGACGAGTCGCGCTGAGATAAACCAAGCTCTCAATAATAATTCAGTACAAATTAAGATCTGACAAAGGTGAgtcatcagatggagaatatcgagcattcgtctcaataggagtatcaacgacTCTGTTATCAGTGAGATGTGCACGCTCAAACaaatcagatatatactttgactagGATAAAAGAAAACATTTTGGGGAATAGACGGCCTCAATACCCAAAAAATAGCatagtatacccaagtctttcatatcaacaTAACGAGCTGACTCATACTTCAAGAAAAtaattccatcagaatcatcaccattaataatcatatcatcaacatataacaaTAAAAGAATATGACATATACTCATATATTTGACAAAcaatgttgaatcatgattattAGGATGAAAATCAAGCTAAGCAATCACTGTAAAGAACTTCTCAAACCAGGCATAAGAtacttgtttgagaccataaagttCTTTATAAAGCTTCTAAACTTCACTAGGTTGATGTGAAATACCAgaaggaggtgtcatataaacttcttcatgaaaattatcatttaaaaataCATTCTTTACATTTGAGATATTCTTCATTGACAAACAGAAGCAAATAATAATTAGAGTACAAATAGTCATTATTTTTACAATATAGGCAAATatttcctcataatccatgtcatacttcTGAAAATAACTTATAACAACAAGACGAGATTTGTATCATTTGAAAGAtctatcagatttagttttgatcttatatacctaATGAGAACAAATGGTGTATTTTCTTGGTGACAACAGAACCAAATCCCATATATAAGTCTGATGCAGAGTAGTTAATTAGTCAACTATAGTATTATGCCAAAACGGGTTACAAACAATTTCTTTATAGGATATaggctcagaaagacaatgaagagatgcaacaaatgaagcaaaagaacgaGAATAATAAGAGTAAGTAAAATCTAGTAGTTTAATAGACTTACGAATATGAGTGGACTGACGGTGGTAGAGAGAAGGATCATCTATAATTTTAGGAGATGATTAAGTAGTGACAGAAGGAGCATGTGTCTCaggaaccaaagtaccagatttGATTGAGCTACTAGTAGGGGTCGTGGGTGAAGCTTCCTCAATGTCGGTATTGAAAGGATTAATCCAAATAGATCCGACGTTATTATATTATGTGAACTAGCcggaatagaaaagaatagaatatgctcaagaaacacagcATAAcaagagacatacaatttttaaCTAATGAGATCAAAACAATGATATCCTTTTTAACCAACACCAAAATCTAAAAAGACACACAGAGAAGACCGAGGGGCTAATTTATTACTCTCGACATATGGATGAAAGACGAAGCAAGTGTAAATACTCCAGGGTGAGTTTTAATATAATCaacaaagttaagttaagttCTGTAGTTTGATCGTGTTAGGATTCAATAAAGTCTTACATTAGAAatatatgaaaaagatcatgagtttaaaaggttgtaagatatctccattgataatAAGACATTTTGGGTAGAGCACAAGAGTAAAGCTATGAGGGTTTAGGCTTAAATTGGACAATAtgataccattatggagatatgtgaatatcctttGGACATAACAAATTCTATCAAAGTCATGATCTAGACCAGATGTTATATGCATGACATTGAATGAAGTTGAGGGAGGGCTCGAAACATAttaggatgaccggatgctcgcggggaggctcgGAGCAGGTTAAAGTGACTGGATGCTCATGGGGAAGGCTAAGAGAATGTTAAGGTGATCAGATACGGATGCTCACAGGGAAACCCGAACAAGTTAGGGTAATTGGATGCTTGCGAGGGAGGGTCAAACCAAGTCAAGGTGATCGGATGCTCACGGGGAAACCcaaagcaggtcaggatgaccgaaTACTCGCGAGGAGGCCCGAAGCAagtcagggtgaccgaatgctcatGGGAGGCCCGGTGCAAGTCAGGGTGAATGGATACTTGTGGGGaaggcccggagcaggtcaagagtgaccacaTGCTCACGGGAAGGCTcgaaccatgagagtaattgtggtccttcgtttgaggggaggattgttaggattcaatcaaagtttcatattgaaaatatatgaaaaatatcatgagtttaaaaggatgtaagatatctccgTTGACAATGAgttcttttgggtagagtccaagagcaaaaccatgaggatttaggtccaaagtggacattatcatgtcattgtgaagatatGTGAATATCTTTTGGACATAACAGatcctttgtgtctaagtgtacagtgACTTAAGAACATAaaaagtcaagcggaagatgcagcaagtgagaaagatgacacgggaagtgagttgaagggctcggtgcatccgagggacgaggagctgcggaagagtactccggtggatgagaaggatgcgtgcgatgcttccgagggacgagaagccagggaggaagactgctcgaggagaaggcttgagttgggatttgagtgagctcaactctagacagGTAGAGAATCACCTAAGGTCAACTCTGAGTTGACTTTGTCTAGGTGCTTAGACCAAGTCCAAGGGCCCAGACTCCAAGCGCCCGAACTAGGTCTAGGGCCCAAGTTCCAAGCGCTCGAAGAGGATCAACACGGAGTCCACATCAGCCGACTCCAAGAGCTCGGACTGGGTCCAGGTGTTCAAGAATCGATAAATCAATAACAAAGAGTCGTTACAGAGAGGATCGAGTCAACCACATCAAGCGCCCGGAATACACCACATCAGCATATGACTAGTTATGACTAGTGGACTATAAATTAGAGCCCTGGTTCTCAAAGTTTacacaacacacactataattgaTTTCGTTTCATGTTTTAAGTATTTGTATTTCAAATTtctataagaggtttctccgtctACATCAAAGGAGAAGTTTAGTGAGCTTCCACTACCTTGGATTACAAATCTCTCCAGTTGCAAATCAAGTAACTCTTTGTATCTCTTACTTTTTGTTTGTGTCTTTAATTTTATTCAACTAACGTGTGTTTTATCCTTGCTAAGTAAAAAAGCAAGAAATTGGTTTTAATTCTAACttacaggctattcaccccctttagtcATCCTACATtggcccaacaagtggtatcagagcgacatGCGCTTTAGACTAACTGCTAactgaagcaacaagatggtTGGAGCGAGCATTCATTTATCAAAGTTCGAGGGGAATTTCAtcttttggaaaaagaaaatggaggtatttttaaaaatagattttgatatcTTATTAATTATCAAATATAGTTTTGCAGCAACTAGAGATCAGCATGGTGACGAAAAAGAACATTTTTGGAGTAAAAAGGAGCGGGCAGACTTCGTGGCCAAGagaaaagtagagttccatctgctgaactTACtatcgccacaagaagtcaactacaTCGAAAGTTATAATTAGGCCAAataactctgggagaagttcccgGAGCTTCATGAAGAAACATCAAAGGCGAAGCTAACAAAACGAGACATCCTTCGAAGTGAGTTAACAAATCTCCGAATGGAAAAGGGGAGGTGGTGACTCAACTACATGCAAAAATTAAAGAGCTAATCACCAGACTCATCAACCTCGGTGGATCGGTAACAAATTAGGACTCAATTCATTACGCACTTAATATTTTTCCGAGAACTCAAGAGTGGACATCAATAGTAGATACCTACTACATCTTAAAAGACCTAGAGATAAGTATTTTAGAAGATTTATTTTcaatattagaattacatgaacttagcctcttgcaaaaaaagtagggtaaggctgcgtacaatggatctttcCTCGAGACCCCACATGGTGGGAGCTTTATGCACCGGGATACctttattagaattacatgaacctTAATGCACAAATCTCGAAAGGAAAAGAAGTCAAATCATAACTTAGCACTGCAAACTAAGAAGAATGGACCATATTCAGATTCCTCACTCGACAAAAATGAAGAAGCGTAAATGGTAaagaaattcaaaatattttttaaatttaacaatTTTACTAAGTCATAGGCTAAGAAGCTTCAACGGAGCAAATGAAAAGTATGATGCTAAAACTGCGCGGAGGAGGGACACGTCAAAGATAACTACTCGAAACTGAAGACCAAAGAAAAAGATAAAGAGAAAGGAACAAGAAGGTCCAAACACAAGAATCTcaaagctacatgggatgagtcaTCATCGAATAGTCCAAACTCGAGGAGTGCTCTGGACTAGTGCTAATAGCCAACCATCAATTAGAAGACGAAGACACTTTAGCAATGAGCAACGAGCAACaataaagggggagcatcaaacGATGAATCTAACatgataagtgaggtacgtaatctACCTTCAGAATAAAATGTATGATGCTATCAAGATGCTAAGTAGATTTTATGCAAACTAAGAACCAAATACATTGAATTGAAAAAGGTCCCCATTGAGTtggaaaatgaaataaaaaatgcatatttaaaagaaaatcaTGATGATATGaaaaaggaaaattcaaaaataaaaaatcaactaaaaaaaattcaaatatgacTCAACATGACTCAAATTCATATTTTTAACAAACTTCCCGGTTTAGAAATTATGAAGGGCTTAATtagtatttataaaattataggggtcaaattataaaaatatcaaaaaaataatatttcaagaaaatttctAATAAATCCAATAGGCATAACTTATTTTAAAGTTCTCAAAtcatgttaaattaatttttatgcatggtcaaatttaatttagtttaattttaatattatttagtaaaattaattattttatatatctacTCTTcgtattttcttttaaattttttttcctgatGACCAGTGGAAAATTTTCGTAGGATCGGACTGATCACCCTTAGGGTgcatttggttcggggttatccttgataactttggttatccatctaaggttatcaacgaaaaccttatttggtttaggtaatcgatgattcccgggTAATGTACCCGACATGTTAGTAAAAGGGGCATGCAATCCGGAATTGAAAAACCTTGAAAAACTaatgtttttcttgattccggggtcaacgaaatttttttatccaaaatatccttgaataagagaaaaatgtgataaaaaaaaatgtaaagaaaaaataaaataaaataaaataaaataaaataaaataaaaaacttttaaaaaatgttaaaaaacatagaaaattttaaaaaatagaaaaaacataaaaaataataaaaaaataataataaatgggaaaaaattgaaaaaacataaaaaatggaaaaaaaataaaaaccgtaaaaaaatttttaaaaaaataaaaaatgtaaaaataataaaaaaacataaaaaatatattaaaaaataaaaaatagaaaaaaattaaaaacattaaaaaattaaaaacatataaaaattttaaaaattaaaaaagctttaaattttttttttaaaaaaaatataaaaacgaaaaaaaaataaaaaaatgcaaaaaataaaaaaaaataaaaaaaataaaaagaaaaaaaaacatataaaaataaagaaaaatgtaaaaagaaatatagagtttaaataaaaataataatagtcaATAAGACTAactgaatttattatttttttctattaaaatttattatttctgaatattatagatattatctgttaatagaaaaaattttaaaatttttttgtcttatattattttttttaaaaaaaaatcttttctatAATAATGCTTATGTTTACAGTTAGGctaaaaattttgaagatttttttaCGAttgtataatattttataaaattttgataaaaacatgcaattttaatatttaaaattggttggagattaattttgaaaaagttaattttttttacttaataccATTATATTTGAATGTTtagaaaaatcaacaaaattgttaggagtcaaaatataattttaaacacTTATATTCAAAAATAACTATTTGGTTTAAAGATTATTTATTTTGGATAAAAAActctttt includes these proteins:
- the LOC122052436 gene encoding purple acid phosphatase 2-like, coding for MALRGDCVMRLGVRVMLAAVVAAGLVGFCRGGVTSSFVRKPEKTVDMPIDSDVFAVPPGYNAPQQVHITQGDHVGTSMIISWVTENEPGSSEVLYGTHKDKLDISAKGKYTRYTFFNYTSGYIHHCTLRRLKYDTKYYYAVGIDHTVRTFWFTTPPKVGLDVPYTFGLIGDLGQSYDSNITLTHYESNPQAQTVLYVGDLSYADNYPNHDNVRWDTWGRFVERSTAYQPWIWTAGNHEIDFVPEIGETEPFKPFRHRYHVPYKASGSTAPFWYSIKRGSAYIIVLASYSAYGKYTPQYRWLEEELPKVNRSETPWLIVLLHSPWYNSYNYHYMEGETMRVMFEPWFVQHKVDVVFAGHVHAYERSNRISNVAYNIVNGKCEPVADESAPVYITIGDGGNIEGLATNMTEPQPSYSSFREASFGHAIFDIKNRTHAYYAWHRNQDGYSKVADSMWFYNRCWKSSEENQC